In Zingiber officinale cultivar Zhangliang chromosome 3B, Zo_v1.1, whole genome shotgun sequence, a single window of DNA contains:
- the LOC122056764 gene encoding aquaporin TIP3-1-like produces MPPRRFALGRTEDAVHPDAMRAVLSEFIATALFVFAAEGSVLSLGKLYKDASTPGGLVVVAIAHALALAVAVSVAYNVSGGHVNPAVTLGALVGGRISLIRALFYWAAQLLGAVVAALLLLLATGGMRPVGFAVASGVSDWHAVLLEMVMTFGLVYTVYATAIDPKRGNLGTIAPLAIGFILGANILAGGPFDGAAMNPARAFGPALIGWRWKSHWVYWVGPFLGSALAGLVYEFLLIPAEPPRTHQPLTPEDY; encoded by the exons ATGCCGCCTCGCAGGTTCGCCTTAGGCCGCACCGAGGACGCCGTCCACCCTGACGCCATGCGCGCCGTCCTCTCCGAGTTCATCGCCACCGCCCTCTTCGTCTTCGCCGCCGAGGGCTCCGTTCTCTCCCTCG GGAAGCTGTACAAGGACGCGTCCACGCCCGGCGGGCTGGTGGTGGTGGCCATCGCCCACGCGCTCGCCCTCGCAGTGGCGGTGTCCGTCGCGTACAACGTCTCCGGCGGGCACGTCAACCCGGCCGTCACCCTCGGCGCGCTCGTCGGCGGCCGGATTTCCCTCATTCGGGCTCTGTTCTATTGGGCCGCCCAGCTCCTTGGCGCCGTCGTCGCCGCTCTACTTCTCCTCCTCGCCACCGGCGGCATG AGGCCGGTGGGGTTCGCGGTGGCGTCGGGCGTCAGCGACTGGCACGCTGTGCTGCTGGAGATGGTGATGACCTTCGGCCTGGTGTACACCGTGTACGCGACGGCGATCGACCCAAAGAGGGGGAACCTCGGGACAATCGCGCCGCTCGCCATCGGGTTCATACTGGGAGCCAACATACTGGCGGGCGGCCCTTTCGACGGCGCGGCGATGAACCCGGCACGGGCGTTCGGGCCGGCGCTGATCGGGTGGAGGTGGAAGAGCCACTGGGTCTACTGGGTGGGGCCGTTCCTGGGGTCGGCGCTGGCCGGACTGGTCTACGAGTTTCTGCTGATCCCGGCGGAGCCGCCTCGCACGCACCAACCTCTGACTCCCGAGGACTACTAA